In a single window of the Renibacterium salmoninarum ATCC 33209 genome:
- the recR gene encoding recombination mediator RecR: protein MYEGAVQDLIDELGRLPGIGPKSAQRLAFHILEADPEDMKRLVTSIVTVKERVKFCSICGNVAEQDTCSICRDPRRDPTIICVVEESKDVIAVERTRSFRGLYHVLGGAINPIAGVGPDQLRIRELLNRLSDSQIEEIIIATDPNLEGEATATYLARMLKSIGITVTRLASGLPVGGDLEYADEITLGRAFEGRRNALA from the coding sequence GTGTATGAAGGCGCAGTTCAAGATCTGATCGACGAATTAGGGCGCCTGCCCGGGATCGGTCCCAAATCCGCGCAACGGTTGGCTTTCCATATCCTCGAAGCAGACCCGGAAGATATGAAGCGCTTGGTCACTTCAATCGTCACGGTCAAAGAACGCGTCAAGTTCTGTTCAATTTGTGGCAACGTCGCAGAACAAGACACCTGCAGTATTTGTCGCGATCCACGCCGAGACCCAACAATCATTTGCGTTGTCGAAGAATCTAAAGACGTGATCGCCGTCGAGCGGACCCGAAGCTTTCGCGGCCTCTATCACGTGCTGGGCGGTGCGATTAACCCAATCGCCGGCGTAGGCCCCGACCAGCTGCGCATTCGTGAGCTACTCAATCGCCTCAGCGACAGCCAAATCGAAGAAATCATTATCGCCACGGATCCCAATCTGGAAGGCGAAGCGACCGCAACCTATCTCGCCCGGATGCTCAAGTCGATTGGCATCACAGTCACTCGTCTTGCCTCTGGACTGCCAGTTGGTGGCGATCTGGAATATGCCGACGAAATCACGCTGGGCAGGGCCTTTGAAGGTCGCCGCAACGCCTTGGCGTAG
- a CDS encoding EamA family transporter has product MLIVATISPLAYVLVLFALQMAPVAMVAPVRELSVVFVTLEGAFLLHEAEPRKRLIGAGIVVAGVVMIAIA; this is encoded by the coding sequence GTGCTGATTGTCGCCACGATTTCCCCGCTAGCTTATGTTTTGGTGTTGTTCGCGCTACAAATGGCTCCGGTAGCGATGGTTGCGCCAGTGCGCGAGCTATCAGTGGTTTTTGTGACCTTGGAGGGAGCTTTTTTGCTGCACGAGGCCGAGCCGCGCAAACGATTGATTGGTGCTGGCATCGTCGTGGCCGGCGTGGTGATGATAGCTATCGCCTAG
- the purQ gene encoding phosphoribosylformylglycinamidine synthase subunit PurQ, whose protein sequence is MTELATDLSATDLSAARVGVVTFPGTLDDRDAARAVRLSGATAVELWHADAYLKDVDAVVIPGGFSYGDYLRAGAISRFAPLMAKVINAANSEARLPVLGICNGFQILTESHLLPGSMVQNAHLKFICRDQVLRVENASTAWTNAFEAGQSITVPLKNQDGQYIADEKTLDALEAEGRVVFRYSGFNPNGSRRDIAGISNAAGNVVGLMPHPEHAVETGFGPDHSGIDGAGFFSSVLNTILAGAKA, encoded by the coding sequence ATGACTGAGCTGGCTACTGATCTGTCCGCTACTGATCTGTCCGCTGCGCGGGTGGGGGTAGTCACCTTCCCCGGCACACTTGACGATCGCGACGCTGCGCGCGCCGTTCGGCTCTCGGGTGCGACCGCCGTCGAGCTTTGGCACGCCGATGCCTATCTCAAAGACGTGGACGCCGTGGTGATTCCTGGCGGTTTTTCTTACGGTGATTACTTGCGCGCTGGCGCGATTTCCCGGTTTGCTCCGCTCATGGCAAAGGTCATTAACGCAGCGAACTCGGAGGCGAGATTGCCGGTTCTGGGCATCTGCAACGGTTTCCAGATCCTCACGGAATCGCATTTACTTCCTGGCTCAATGGTTCAAAATGCCCACCTGAAGTTCATCTGCCGTGACCAGGTGCTGCGTGTTGAAAACGCATCGACCGCGTGGACCAATGCTTTTGAAGCTGGGCAAAGCATCACCGTCCCGCTGAAAAACCAAGATGGCCAGTACATCGCAGATGAAAAGACACTTGATGCACTCGAAGCTGAAGGCCGGGTAGTGTTCCGCTACTCAGGCTTCAACCCGAACGGCTCACGCCGGGACATCGCTGGCATCTCGAACGCGGCGGGTAACGTTGTGGGGCTCATGCCGCACCCCGAGCACGCGGTTGAAACTGGCTTCGGTCCGGACCACTCCGGCATCGATGGTGCTGGATTCTTCTCGTCTGTTTTGAACACGATCCTTGCAGGAGCAAAAGCGTGA
- a CDS encoding alpha-L-fucosidase, translated as MAPIFLNTLYEVETQYGKISEVWFDGSSGNTAKSEKYDYPAFYDLIGKLQPDAVVAVGGRDVRWVGNEAGQARADNEWSRLAVGDPADKGKFTEIIPTDAQDLGDRTSLISAVRQGANTLHWWPAEADFKLTQGWFAHPNDQPLSGNQLLQKYEETVGRNAVFLMNVPPTTDGSISAASIQALKDFKIARDKAYGTDLASAGRTTTTESAVNIDLGSAKSVKRISLSEDVLNYGQSAEKVSVEAKVDGSWQSIAEAGAIGQMRILVLPTAVTAQEFRITVKESRAPVHFAGISLWSNLT; from the coding sequence ATGGCGCCTATTTTTTTAAACACGCTCTACGAAGTAGAGACCCAGTACGGCAAGATCAGCGAAGTTTGGTTCGACGGTTCAAGCGGTAACACGGCTAAGTCAGAAAAATATGACTATCCAGCCTTCTACGACCTAATTGGCAAGCTACAGCCAGATGCCGTCGTTGCCGTTGGTGGCCGAGATGTCCGTTGGGTTGGCAATGAAGCAGGCCAAGCCCGCGCGGATAATGAATGGAGCCGGCTGGCGGTCGGCGACCCGGCAGACAAAGGGAAATTCACCGAAATCATACCGACTGATGCACAAGATCTTGGTGATCGAACGTCCTTAATTTCAGCGGTGCGGCAAGGCGCCAATACGCTGCACTGGTGGCCCGCTGAGGCGGATTTCAAACTTACCCAAGGCTGGTTTGCGCATCCGAACGATCAACCGCTCAGCGGCAACCAGCTTCTGCAAAAATATGAGGAAACTGTCGGCCGCAATGCAGTGTTCTTGATGAATGTGCCGCCGACTACCGACGGCAGTATCTCTGCGGCTTCGATTCAAGCGCTCAAAGACTTCAAAATCGCACGAGATAAGGCTTATGGCACGGATCTGGCCAGCGCAGGCCGCACCACGACGACGGAAAGCGCAGTCAACATTGACCTAGGTTCAGCCAAATCGGTGAAGCGAATTTCACTCAGCGAAGATGTGCTGAACTACGGTCAAAGTGCTGAAAAGGTCAGTGTTGAGGCAAAAGTGGACGGCAGTTGGCAGAGCATCGCGGAAGCTGGCGCAATTGGCCAAATGCGGATTCTGGTTTTGCCAACTGCAGTGACTGCGCAAGAGTTCCGAATCACCGTCAAAGAATCGCGCGCGCCCGTCCACTTCGCTGGAATCTCACTCTGGAGCAATCTCACGTGA
- a CDS encoding L-rhamnose mutarotase produces the protein MQRIALHTKLQPGKELAYEQAHALIPGELDQLLRQHGVTEWRIWRSGTDLFHEVEVVDWVAFKMAMAQEPVDQAWQQQMNFFLDTSAGQSYQRELQQVWQLPQL, from the coding sequence ATGCAACGAATTGCCCTGCACACCAAACTTCAGCCTGGGAAGGAACTCGCCTACGAGCAAGCACATGCGCTGATCCCCGGCGAGCTGGATCAACTGCTCCGCCAGCATGGCGTGACCGAATGGCGAATCTGGCGTTCTGGTACGGATCTTTTCCACGAGGTGGAAGTTGTTGATTGGGTGGCCTTCAAAATGGCCATGGCGCAGGAACCAGTGGATCAAGCTTGGCAGCAGCAAATGAACTTCTTCTTAGACACCTCAGCAGGCCAAAGCTATCAACGCGAGCTGCAGCAAGTCTGGCAGTTGCCCCAGCTCTAG
- a CDS encoding cation:proton antiporter gives MDLEQLLILLVAALAVTAFARKVGWPAPLLVTGVAILVSFFLVDEVKIDSEVILTIVLPPLLYSAALDVSFQDFRTSLRQIRRLGIGLVVITALVVGGVANILIGDISLAAALLLGAIVAPPDAVSATAIGKKLGLPRRVMTVLSGESLINDAAALTMFTLFLNGATKGSSFGFNDGLLLLLINIVGGVGVGLVLAFIVQFVRTRIKDPLIETVIGLLVPFGAYLIAEELHGSGVLAVVAAGLHLGYNAPKGSYVMRLQEQPILASLDVLLEAFVFALIGRQFKNVLFETIDSPRGLGVSLGIADILRAITILIRPAYVFVSYYRRQIPVFKRRRQRRGRDEPEMSWRDLTVISWTGMRGVVTLAAAASVVASSDVEAKDLIFLTAFVVTIGTLLLQGLTLPWLIKKLEVSDPNQEQRDQEAEQALMSRTFKIAMEQMKPTWQKLAAKVGPEKAEKLMARIQGSAAARMSAMQDVNDDASVAKTAPFGKGGIAKPEMAQYMTDMRRQMNELRRKVLIEERDKGNLDDEVMRTVLMELDTEEFALDKSWQSRMRS, from the coding sequence ATGGACCTCGAGCAACTTCTGATACTGCTGGTAGCGGCTTTGGCGGTGACCGCCTTTGCCCGCAAAGTCGGCTGGCCTGCACCACTTTTGGTCACCGGCGTGGCCATTCTGGTTTCTTTCTTCCTAGTGGATGAAGTCAAAATCGACTCTGAAGTCATTCTGACCATCGTGCTGCCACCGCTACTTTATTCAGCAGCTTTAGACGTTTCGTTCCAGGATTTCCGCACCTCGCTGCGCCAAATCCGAAGGCTCGGCATTGGCCTGGTGGTCATTACCGCGCTTGTCGTCGGCGGCGTCGCGAACATCTTAATTGGCGATATTTCGCTTGCTGCTGCCCTGCTCTTGGGCGCAATTGTCGCGCCACCGGATGCGGTTTCCGCAACGGCAATCGGCAAGAAGCTGGGCCTGCCCCGTCGTGTCATGACCGTGCTCTCCGGCGAAAGTCTGATCAATGACGCAGCAGCCTTGACCATGTTTACGCTGTTCCTCAACGGCGCGACTAAAGGTTCTTCTTTTGGCTTCAACGACGGCCTACTGCTACTGCTCATCAACATCGTCGGCGGCGTGGGCGTCGGGCTGGTCCTTGCCTTCATCGTGCAATTCGTTCGGACCCGGATCAAGGATCCGCTGATTGAAACGGTTATTGGCCTGCTGGTCCCGTTCGGCGCCTATCTGATTGCGGAAGAATTGCACGGCTCTGGCGTCCTCGCTGTTGTCGCGGCTGGACTTCACTTGGGCTATAACGCACCAAAGGGCAGCTACGTGATGCGGCTGCAGGAACAACCTATTTTGGCTTCGCTAGATGTGCTTCTGGAAGCTTTTGTTTTTGCCCTGATCGGTCGGCAATTCAAGAACGTACTCTTCGAAACCATCGATAGCCCGCGCGGTCTCGGCGTGAGTTTGGGCATTGCTGACATCCTGCGCGCGATCACTATTCTGATCCGGCCCGCTTATGTCTTCGTCTCCTACTACCGACGCCAGATTCCGGTCTTCAAGCGACGTCGCCAACGCCGCGGTCGGGATGAACCGGAGATGAGTTGGCGCGATTTGACCGTGATCTCTTGGACCGGCATGCGCGGAGTAGTCACGCTTGCCGCGGCGGCTTCAGTAGTCGCCAGTTCGGACGTCGAAGCCAAAGATCTCATTTTCCTCACCGCCTTTGTGGTCACCATCGGCACCCTGCTCCTGCAAGGCCTCACACTACCCTGGCTGATCAAAAAGCTTGAGGTTTCTGATCCGAACCAAGAACAGCGCGATCAAGAAGCCGAGCAGGCACTCATGTCTCGCACGTTCAAAATCGCGATGGAGCAGATGAAGCCTACGTGGCAAAAGCTTGCCGCAAAGGTCGGCCCCGAAAAGGCCGAAAAGCTCATGGCCCGGATTCAAGGCTCGGCGGCGGCCAGAATGTCAGCGATGCAGGACGTTAACGACGACGCGTCTGTTGCGAAAACAGCGCCATTCGGTAAGGGTGGCATCGCCAAGCCAGAGATGGCCCAATACATGACCGACATGCGCCGCCAAATGAACGAACTTCGCCGAAAAGTCCTGATCGAAGAACGAGATAAGGGCAATCTCGATGACGAAGTGATGCGGACGGTACTGATGGAACTCGACACCGAAGAATTCGCCTTAGACAAATCGTGGCAGTCCCGGATGCGTTCCTAG
- the purL gene encoding phosphoribosylformylglycinamidine synthase subunit PurL translates to MTTSPSEKTSFNIDTVANAATTPETELPWAELGLKDNEFARINEILGRRPTAAELAMYSVMWSEHCSYKSSKVHLSQFGEKVTEEMKKHLLVGIGENAGVVDIGDGWAVTFKVESHNHPSFVEPYQGAATGIGGIVRDIISMGARPVAVMDPLRFGAIDHPDTARLVHGIVSGIGGYGNSLGLPNIGGEVVFDSVYQGNPLVNALAVGVLRHEDIRLANASGVGNRVVLFGARTGGDGIGGASVLASESFDSTKPSKRPAVQVGDPFAEKVLIECCLELFKASIVDGIQDLGAAGISCATSELASNGEGGMHVELTSVLLRDPTLTPGEILMSESQERMMAVVTPENVAAFEAVMAKWDVEYSWLGEVTDTGRLIIDWDGETIVDVDPRTVAHDGPVYNRPFHRPEWLDALQADSFLASGVAEVPADLGAAVVELMSSPNMASKSWVTDQYDRYVQGNTAQAMPDDAGVIRVDETTGLGVALSTDANGRYCYLNPREGAKLALAEAYRNVATSGARPLAVTDCLNFGSPEDPEVMWQFAESVTGLADACQELGVPVTGGNVSLYNQTGGVAIHPTPVVGVLGVFDDVARSTPSGWRVDGQAIYLLGTTRAELDGSEWANLRGHLGGQPPVVDLGREKELAEILINASRDGMVDAAHDLSEGGLAAALVESSLRFGVGARIGLDELAVRDGISIFEALFSESQARALVSVPRSEEVRFNDMCTARGFEHLRLGVVDAESGALDVQGAFTLSLDELREAHEATLPKYFG, encoded by the coding sequence GTGACCACTTCTCCCAGCGAAAAGACCAGCTTCAATATCGATACGGTCGCCAACGCGGCCACCACTCCAGAGACTGAACTCCCTTGGGCTGAGCTGGGTCTAAAGGACAATGAGTTTGCCCGGATCAATGAGATTTTGGGCCGCCGCCCGACTGCCGCCGAATTGGCAATGTATTCGGTGATGTGGAGCGAGCACTGCTCGTACAAATCCTCAAAGGTGCACCTGAGCCAGTTCGGCGAAAAGGTCACTGAGGAGATGAAGAAACACCTATTGGTTGGCATTGGCGAAAATGCTGGCGTGGTCGATATTGGTGACGGCTGGGCCGTGACCTTCAAAGTCGAATCGCATAATCACCCCTCTTTCGTGGAGCCTTATCAAGGTGCAGCTACCGGCATCGGTGGCATCGTACGCGACATTATCTCGATGGGCGCCCGCCCGGTTGCCGTGATGGATCCGTTGCGGTTCGGCGCGATTGACCACCCGGATACCGCACGGTTGGTGCACGGCATCGTTTCCGGCATCGGTGGATACGGTAACTCTTTGGGCCTGCCGAACATTGGCGGCGAGGTCGTCTTCGACTCGGTTTACCAGGGCAATCCGCTGGTCAATGCTTTGGCTGTTGGCGTACTGCGGCACGAAGACATCCGGCTAGCTAACGCTTCTGGCGTGGGCAATCGCGTAGTGCTGTTTGGCGCCCGGACCGGTGGCGACGGCATTGGCGGCGCTTCGGTACTGGCCTCCGAATCCTTCGACTCCACCAAGCCGTCCAAGCGCCCGGCCGTGCAGGTTGGCGATCCCTTTGCCGAAAAAGTACTCATTGAGTGCTGCTTGGAATTGTTCAAAGCCTCGATCGTGGACGGTATTCAAGACCTCGGCGCGGCTGGTATTTCCTGCGCTACCTCGGAATTGGCTTCCAACGGTGAAGGCGGCATGCACGTCGAACTCACCTCGGTACTGCTGCGCGACCCAACGCTGACCCCGGGCGAAATTCTGATGTCCGAGTCGCAAGAGCGCATGATGGCGGTAGTTACACCTGAAAACGTGGCTGCTTTTGAGGCCGTCATGGCCAAATGGGACGTTGAATATTCCTGGTTGGGTGAAGTGACGGACACCGGCCGCTTGATCATCGATTGGGACGGCGAGACGATTGTCGACGTCGATCCGCGCACCGTGGCGCACGACGGCCCGGTATACAACCGACCGTTCCACCGCCCGGAATGGCTCGACGCCTTGCAGGCTGACTCGTTCCTTGCCTCTGGCGTTGCTGAGGTACCCGCCGATTTGGGTGCCGCCGTCGTCGAACTGATGTCCTCGCCGAATATGGCCTCGAAGTCGTGGGTCACCGATCAGTACGACCGGTATGTACAGGGCAATACCGCGCAAGCCATGCCCGACGACGCCGGAGTGATCCGAGTGGATGAAACCACTGGCCTTGGCGTTGCGTTGTCCACCGATGCGAATGGCCGTTACTGCTACCTGAACCCTCGTGAAGGCGCTAAATTGGCCCTTGCTGAGGCATACCGGAACGTGGCCACCTCTGGCGCGCGTCCGCTGGCGGTCACTGACTGCTTGAACTTTGGCTCCCCCGAGGATCCCGAAGTGATGTGGCAATTCGCTGAGTCCGTCACTGGCTTGGCTGATGCTTGCCAGGAACTTGGCGTGCCAGTGACTGGTGGCAATGTCTCGCTGTACAACCAGACGGGCGGGGTCGCGATTCACCCGACGCCCGTAGTTGGCGTGCTGGGCGTGTTCGACGACGTCGCCCGGAGCACGCCGTCCGGCTGGCGGGTAGACGGCCAGGCCATCTACCTACTCGGCACCACGCGCGCTGAATTGGATGGCTCGGAATGGGCTAACTTGCGTGGACACCTTGGCGGTCAGCCGCCGGTTGTTGATCTGGGCCGCGAAAAGGAACTCGCTGAGATTCTGATCAACGCTTCGCGTGACGGCATGGTCGATGCCGCACACGACCTCTCCGAAGGTGGTTTAGCTGCCGCACTGGTTGAGTCCTCACTGCGCTTTGGCGTGGGCGCTCGAATCGGCCTGGATGAGCTCGCTGTCCGTGACGGGATTTCGATCTTTGAAGCCTTGTTCTCGGAATCGCAAGCCCGCGCACTGGTTTCCGTGCCACGCTCCGAGGAAGTCCGCTTCAACGACATGTGCACTGCCCGGGGCTTTGAGCACTTACGTCTTGGCGTGGTTGACGCTGAGTCCGGCGCGTTGGACGTACAAGGCGCGTTCACGCTGAGCCTGGACGAACTACGCGAAGCCCATGAAGCGACCCTGCCGAAGTACTTCGGTTAG
- a CDS encoding alpha-L-fucosidase: MVATGPATFDPKAFLFRSDNGPGPNPGGNCTDLSRIAPGNYIPVSANDCDQDIVTKSTLVRPTTQQWQWQDDGLSAFVHFGINTFYNRECGHGTEDPQCFNPTGVVDTDQWVSNLAAAGFKRVILTVKHHAGFLLYPSRYSDYSVASSPWLAGKGDVLRQLTHSAHKYGLDVGVYLSPADSNQEVRGVYGNGSTPSARTIPTLLPGDSRADQAGLPSFNYQATDYGAYFFKHALRSRDPVRQDQRSLVRRFKR, encoded by the coding sequence ATGGTGGCGACCGGCCCCGCCACCTTTGACCCCAAAGCTTTTCTCTTCCGCTCGGATAACGGGCCCGGGCCAAACCCTGGCGGAAATTGCACCGATCTGAGTCGAATCGCCCCTGGCAACTACATTCCGGTCAGCGCAAATGATTGCGATCAGGACATTGTCACAAAATCGACTCTAGTTCGGCCAACGACGCAACAATGGCAGTGGCAAGACGACGGACTCAGCGCCTTCGTTCATTTCGGCATCAATACCTTTTACAACCGAGAGTGTGGTCATGGCACAGAGGACCCGCAGTGCTTCAACCCGACCGGCGTCGTCGATACCGATCAGTGGGTGAGTAACCTGGCTGCGGCGGGCTTCAAACGCGTCATTCTTACCGTGAAGCACCACGCTGGCTTCCTGCTCTACCCGAGTAGATATTCGGACTATTCCGTCGCCTCGTCGCCATGGTTAGCAGGCAAGGGTGATGTGCTTCGGCAGCTCACCCATTCGGCACACAAATACGGGCTCGACGTCGGAGTTTACCTCTCACCGGCAGACTCCAATCAGGAGGTCCGCGGGGTTTATGGCAATGGCAGCACGCCCAGTGCTCGAACGATTCCCACGCTGCTCCCCGGTGATTCTCGCGCAGACCAAGCGGGACTACCCAGCTTCAACTATCAAGCGACCGACTATGGCGCCTATTTTTTTAAACACGCTCTACGAAGTAGAGACCCAGTACGGCAAGATCAGCGAAGTTTGGTTCGACGGTTCAAGCGGTAA
- a CDS encoding aspartate kinase: MSLIVQKYGGSSVADAAGIRRVAKRVVATHQAGHDVVVVVSAMGDTTDELLDLAAQVAEHPPARELDMLMTAGERISMALLAMAISSQNDVAQSFTGSQAGMITDGIHGKARIIDVDPHRVRTALDKGQIAIVAGFQGMSRSTNEITTMGRGGSDTTAVALAAALNADVCEIYTDVDGVYTADPRVVPSARKIDKISSEEMLELTASGAKILHLRSVEYARRFGLPIHVRSSFSDHEGTWVLPSPDDKIIRGEGVALEQPIISGVAHDRSEGKVTVVGVPDIPGKAAEIFGIIASAHSNIDMIVQNISTHGSGRTDISFTLPMVEGADALQALKDAQSTVGFEDIIYDDSIGKLSLIGAGMRSHPGVSFKFFKALSDAGVNIDLISTSEIRISVVTRADLLDTAVRAVHKAFDLDGTEEATVYAGTGR; the protein is encoded by the coding sequence ATGAGCCTCATTGTGCAAAAGTACGGCGGCTCCTCAGTAGCCGATGCCGCCGGAATCCGACGCGTAGCCAAGCGAGTAGTTGCCACGCATCAAGCCGGGCACGACGTCGTCGTAGTAGTTTCCGCGATGGGTGACACTACTGACGAGCTGCTCGATCTTGCCGCACAGGTCGCCGAACACCCGCCCGCTCGCGAGCTAGATATGTTGATGACGGCCGGCGAGCGAATTTCGATGGCGCTGCTGGCAATGGCAATTAGCAGCCAAAACGATGTGGCACAGTCCTTCACCGGCAGCCAAGCCGGCATGATTACCGACGGTATCCACGGCAAGGCTCGAATCATTGACGTTGATCCGCACCGCGTGCGCACCGCCCTGGATAAGGGGCAAATTGCGATTGTTGCTGGTTTCCAAGGTATGAGCCGAAGCACCAACGAGATCACTACGATGGGTCGCGGCGGCTCGGACACCACCGCCGTCGCACTGGCTGCCGCCTTGAATGCTGATGTCTGCGAAATCTATACCGACGTTGACGGCGTCTACACGGCAGACCCGCGAGTGGTACCCAGCGCGCGGAAAATCGACAAGATCTCTAGCGAAGAAATGCTTGAGCTCACAGCATCTGGCGCAAAGATTCTGCATCTGCGCAGCGTTGAGTATGCACGCCGATTTGGGCTTCCGATTCACGTCCGCTCCTCATTTAGCGACCACGAAGGTACTTGGGTCTTACCCAGCCCCGACGACAAAATCATCAGAGGCGAAGGAGTCGCTTTGGAACAGCCCATCATCTCCGGTGTTGCACACGATCGGTCCGAAGGTAAGGTCACCGTCGTCGGTGTACCGGACATTCCCGGCAAGGCCGCAGAAATCTTTGGCATTATTGCCTCCGCACACTCAAATATCGACATGATTGTGCAGAACATTTCCACGCACGGATCTGGCCGTACCGACATTTCCTTCACGCTGCCAATGGTCGAAGGTGCTGACGCTTTGCAGGCGCTCAAAGACGCACAAAGTACTGTTGGCTTCGAAGACATAATCTACGACGACAGCATTGGCAAGCTCTCACTCATCGGCGCTGGTATGCGTTCACACCCCGGAGTTTCGTTCAAATTCTTCAAAGCATTGTCAGATGCCGGTGTGAACATTGATTTGATTTCCACCTCGGAAATCCGAATCTCGGTCGTTACCCGGGCAGACCTTTTAGATACCGCCGTGCGTGCTGTGCATAAGGCCTTCGATCTGGATGGCACCGAAGAGGCGACGGTTTACGCCGGCACCGGCCGCTAA
- the purS gene encoding phosphoribosylformylglycinamidine synthase subunit PurS, with product MPRIVVDVMLKPEILDPQGKAIVGALPRLGFTEFSGVRQGKRFELTVDGEVTEAVLAKAREAAETLLSNPVIEDVVNVEVVND from the coding sequence ATGCCCCGGATCGTTGTCGATGTCATGCTCAAACCCGAAATCCTCGACCCGCAGGGGAAAGCCATTGTTGGGGCGCTGCCCCGACTGGGCTTCACCGAGTTCAGCGGCGTCCGCCAAGGCAAACGCTTTGAACTGACGGTCGACGGCGAGGTTACTGAAGCTGTCCTGGCCAAAGCCCGTGAAGCTGCTGAAACACTACTGTCCAACCCGGTCATTGAAGATGTGGTCAATGTCGAGGTTGTCAATGACTGA
- a CDS encoding amidohydrolase family protein produces the protein MSGKNPIRRIDAHHHLWNLNDRPQDWITGPSMAAIDRSFLLEEFEALAIESEVDASVLVQTVCESEETPELLAIAASSSIVQAVVGWVDLEAPSVADQISALKESPGGGYLRGIRHQVQGENDPEWLARPAVRRGLIAVAEAGLNYEFIVRSDQLPAVAKTAHDFPEASFILDHAGKPPIVAGELEAWFTDIAAVASASNITCKVSGLLTEANWSSWTINDVQPIADRLLELFGVNRLMLGSDWPVSTLAASYPSTWSMSEELIATLSAAEKSDLRQGTAAKVYRIPGTMDA, from the coding sequence GTGAGCGGCAAAAATCCAATCCGACGGATTGATGCGCACCACCACCTTTGGAATCTGAATGATCGGCCGCAAGACTGGATTACCGGACCGAGTATGGCCGCGATTGACCGAAGCTTTCTGCTGGAAGAATTTGAAGCACTCGCGATTGAGTCGGAAGTGGACGCGAGCGTTCTGGTGCAAACGGTCTGCGAATCTGAAGAGACCCCAGAGCTGCTAGCCATTGCCGCATCCTCCTCAATTGTGCAGGCAGTAGTGGGATGGGTCGATCTAGAAGCCCCCAGTGTTGCTGATCAGATTTCCGCGCTCAAGGAGTCCCCGGGCGGCGGATACTTACGCGGCATTCGGCACCAAGTGCAAGGCGAAAACGATCCCGAGTGGTTAGCGCGCCCAGCGGTGCGACGCGGCTTAATTGCCGTTGCCGAGGCGGGCCTGAATTACGAATTCATCGTCCGCTCGGATCAGCTGCCAGCGGTGGCAAAAACTGCACACGATTTCCCCGAGGCATCATTCATCCTGGATCACGCAGGGAAACCACCGATCGTCGCCGGCGAGCTAGAAGCTTGGTTCACTGACATCGCGGCGGTTGCTTCGGCGTCGAATATCACGTGCAAAGTCTCTGGTCTGCTGACCGAGGCTAACTGGTCTTCTTGGACGATCAATGATGTGCAGCCAATTGCCGATCGCCTACTTGAACTTTTCGGCGTCAATCGGCTGATGCTTGGCTCCGACTGGCCGGTAAGCACGCTAGCTGCCAGCTACCCGTCGACTTGGTCGATGAGCGAGGAGCTGATCGCAACGCTCTCCGCTGCGGAGAAATCAGATCTTCGCCAAGGCACCGCAGCAAAGGTGTATCGAATTCCTGGGACAATGGATGCGTGA